One part of the Bdellovibrio sp. KM01 genome encodes these proteins:
- a CDS encoding lipopolysaccharide assembly protein LapB yields MRKLLLLLIATSMVTPAVSEAQTKKAAPAKRAAQAPTQQRRAVAPPNAKQQLSKALQMAQNGQYAAAANNLFTLARKPELAAERPQIKYILGTMLMQLKLYQTAAFQFVDVIRSGNPRYSKPAIEKLAIVADGLGDDTIMNYAISRVDLNSIPASQKDMVYYRLGEIQRRNREYPKAIDMFSRVGANSSYYFQALYNRGLSELESNEVPAAITVFQNMIDARAAAPVTDTNKVQAQLALARAYYQKKDWDAAIEAYSQVPRDTLAWHDAIFEQSWAMLRAARFRSAMSNFQTLHSAYYEDFYMPESLLLRSIVYLYICKYDEMEKVLNLFETTYGPVRAKIGNFIKSTNDNTYYYQELEKAKIIKTTDKSANLHLPYIVLRNIMDQGDVKRAMNYLARLNQEKSRVEGSPTFRASALGQYSLKILANRSKNTKLAIGDMMKVHLLNMRTELHDLYEQAGFIRYEMINGRKETVKKKIAGKDLGEQIDDNVNRKFYIENGFQYYPFQGEFWLDEIGNYHYLGKQSCE; encoded by the coding sequence ATGAGAAAACTACTATTACTCTTGATCGCAACAAGTATGGTTACGCCAGCCGTATCAGAGGCGCAGACGAAAAAAGCTGCTCCTGCAAAACGTGCGGCTCAAGCTCCAACGCAACAGCGTAGAGCGGTGGCGCCACCGAATGCTAAACAGCAATTGTCTAAAGCTTTGCAAATGGCTCAAAACGGTCAGTATGCAGCAGCAGCCAACAATCTGTTCACTTTGGCAAGAAAGCCGGAGTTGGCAGCGGAACGTCCGCAGATTAAATACATCCTGGGTACAATGTTGATGCAGTTGAAACTTTATCAAACTGCAGCTTTCCAATTCGTGGATGTCATTCGTTCCGGTAATCCACGCTACTCTAAACCAGCAATCGAAAAACTGGCGATCGTGGCCGATGGATTGGGCGATGATACGATTATGAACTACGCGATCTCTCGCGTGGACTTGAATTCTATCCCGGCAAGTCAGAAAGACATGGTTTACTACCGCCTAGGTGAAATCCAACGTCGTAATAGAGAGTATCCAAAAGCGATCGATATGTTCAGTCGTGTGGGTGCGAACAGCTCTTACTACTTCCAGGCGTTGTACAATCGTGGTTTGTCAGAACTTGAATCCAATGAAGTGCCGGCGGCCATCACTGTTTTCCAAAACATGATTGATGCGCGTGCGGCAGCTCCGGTGACTGATACGAATAAAGTTCAAGCGCAATTGGCTTTGGCCCGTGCTTACTATCAAAAGAAAGACTGGGATGCAGCTATCGAAGCATATTCTCAGGTCCCTCGTGATACTTTGGCATGGCATGATGCAATCTTTGAACAGTCATGGGCAATGCTTCGTGCGGCTCGTTTCCGTTCAGCTATGAGTAACTTCCAAACTCTCCACTCGGCATATTATGAAGACTTTTATATGCCGGAGAGTTTACTTTTGCGCTCGATCGTATACCTCTATATCTGTAAGTACGACGAGATGGAAAAGGTCTTGAACTTGTTCGAGACGACTTATGGTCCGGTGCGTGCGAAAATTGGTAACTTCATCAAGAGCACGAACGACAACACGTACTACTATCAGGAGCTTGAGAAAGCTAAAATCATCAAGACGACTGATAAGTCTGCGAATCTTCACCTTCCGTACATTGTTCTTCGTAATATCATGGATCAGGGTGACGTGAAACGTGCGATGAACTATCTGGCTCGTTTGAACCAGGAAAAATCTCGCGTGGAAGGCAGTCCGACATTCCGTGCATCTGCTTTGGGTCAGTACTCTTTAAAGATCCTGGCAAATCGTTCGAAAAATACCAAGCTGGCAATCGGCGACATGATGAAAGTGCATTTGTTGAACATGCGCACAGAGCTTCATGATCTATACGAACAAGCGGGTTTCATCCGTTACGAAATGATCAACGGAAGAAAAGAAACTGTTAAAAAGAAAATCGCTGGTAAAGATCTTGGCGAGCAAATTGACGATAACGTGAACCGTAAGTTCTATATCGAAAATGGCTTCCAATACTATCCGTTCCAAGGTGAGTTCTGGTTGGATGAAATCGGTAACTATCACTATCTGGGCAAACAAAGTTGCGAGTAG
- a CDS encoding tetratricopeptide repeat protein has protein sequence MKFNRHKLLVTSLVTTLVTGSVAPVYAAPPKKGKAKPAAAPAAAPSRARTVGELLAQADRENAKVKKDSTALPTANMGFATQGNQVNLSAVKPPRSSEIMQSRAKSGDQKAQYEKLLDQQIQELYKLTQRFKTSPNRGELWLRLAELYVEKSSIVDSRKQDEYDAKLRAFQEKKTNRKPVLELEEARDYNRKAVQLYEWFQRDFPKDQKMPQALFFLGYNYFELGDVKKGAQFYEDLTKRYPNSTYVGEAHFALGEYYFENEKWADAYREYTFLIKQKKHRLHTFAMYKGGWCLFRLGKVQQGLAYLEYIIKSSRQEEAEQVAGKAVNRTRLEGEAMRDLVVFYAEGGDPANAANYFDGLIGQGSDQYLEKLAYQYQARGNKDASREIFKLLIARNPTSPKSFEFQYQIVQNFFYAKNTSRFKDELYGWVKDYGKGSDWFAANNKNKELMDSSYKLRETTLRNYILQQHQTAQNSRAQFSQTQANEGYKLYLAEFGDSPVIGDMHFYYGELLYDMQRYDEAFVQYQWVAEKAPTSKFYPKAAQNLILAVEKTIPTDAEMQKRVGNSLDPIPLDPKVDRFIKAGTWYVSKFPQSEKTPEIKFRIGRLYYQSNHFDEAVKVFRDIVKNNPKSKYSEYSANLILDIYNLKKDYAGLEKVGAEMLSVPSIAASPVGKDIRGIMEKASFKKGQDLEGQKRFAESAQAYEAFAKANPTSNLATTAMYNAGINYERAGQNGLAIAAYKGVLASKDPEAEKLRPKVRRFLAKQYQDSAQFEEAARLYKQLAQEAPKDPLSPNLMFNAAVLYEALGRGDEAIRAYTEFTKMNKKRSENVEVLYSIATIHRKADQKGAAIRNYMEYVETGGRDQEKVVESAYWVYELSKEVGAITRSKEWAGKTLAIQRRFAPNKKGPGASYAAKLKFADALMTFKEMRAVTFPNNPARQKAAADKKIGLLTKLSGELVDVIKYDSAEEVVSSLALLGDANSNMAQTIINAPLPAGLNAEETKQYKAGVEQFAAPFNGKAKDSYKACVDRAWELEAYNDAYRAALDYMSKVDPVNYYNGGEVGSELRLVNWMGQ, from the coding sequence ATGAAATTTAATAGGCACAAGCTTCTTGTTACAAGTTTAGTCACGACACTGGTTACAGGTTCTGTCGCGCCAGTGTATGCAGCTCCTCCTAAAAAGGGAAAAGCGAAACCTGCGGCGGCTCCGGCGGCTGCGCCTTCTCGTGCAAGAACTGTCGGTGAGTTGTTAGCTCAAGCTGACCGTGAAAATGCCAAGGTTAAAAAAGATTCCACGGCACTTCCGACTGCCAACATGGGATTCGCAACCCAGGGCAATCAAGTTAATCTTTCGGCTGTAAAGCCGCCACGTTCGTCCGAAATCATGCAGTCTCGCGCGAAAAGTGGTGATCAAAAAGCTCAGTATGAAAAACTTTTGGACCAACAGATTCAAGAGCTTTACAAACTGACTCAACGATTCAAAACCAGCCCTAACCGCGGTGAATTGTGGCTGCGTTTGGCAGAGCTGTACGTTGAAAAATCCAGCATCGTAGACTCCCGCAAACAGGATGAGTACGATGCGAAACTTCGCGCCTTCCAGGAAAAGAAAACCAACCGTAAGCCGGTTTTGGAGTTGGAAGAAGCCCGCGATTACAATCGTAAAGCCGTACAATTATATGAATGGTTCCAACGTGACTTCCCTAAAGATCAAAAAATGCCTCAGGCATTGTTCTTCCTAGGGTATAACTATTTTGAGTTGGGCGACGTTAAAAAAGGTGCCCAGTTCTATGAAGACCTAACGAAACGCTATCCAAATTCCACGTATGTGGGTGAAGCGCATTTCGCTTTGGGCGAATATTACTTTGAAAATGAAAAATGGGCTGATGCTTACAGAGAATACACATTCTTAATTAAGCAAAAGAAACACCGTTTGCATACATTCGCCATGTACAAAGGCGGTTGGTGTTTGTTCCGTTTGGGCAAAGTCCAACAAGGCCTTGCCTATCTTGAATACATCATTAAAAGCAGCCGTCAGGAAGAAGCCGAACAAGTTGCCGGTAAAGCGGTTAACCGCACTCGTCTAGAAGGCGAAGCAATGCGTGACTTGGTTGTGTTTTATGCTGAGGGTGGTGACCCTGCTAACGCTGCAAACTATTTCGATGGTTTGATTGGCCAAGGCAGCGATCAGTATCTTGAAAAGCTGGCTTATCAGTATCAAGCTCGTGGTAATAAGGATGCATCTCGTGAGATCTTTAAACTCCTGATCGCACGTAACCCGACATCGCCTAAATCGTTCGAGTTCCAGTACCAAATCGTACAGAACTTCTTTTATGCGAAGAACACATCTCGCTTTAAAGACGAACTTTATGGCTGGGTGAAAGACTACGGTAAAGGCAGCGACTGGTTTGCGGCTAATAATAAAAACAAAGAGCTGATGGACAGTTCATATAAATTGCGCGAAACAACTTTGCGTAACTATATCTTGCAACAGCATCAGACGGCTCAAAACTCTCGTGCGCAGTTCTCTCAAACCCAAGCCAACGAAGGTTATAAACTTTATTTGGCTGAGTTCGGTGATTCTCCGGTTATTGGCGATATGCACTTCTACTACGGGGAGTTGCTATACGATATGCAACGCTACGATGAAGCGTTCGTGCAATACCAATGGGTTGCTGAGAAAGCTCCGACAAGCAAGTTTTATCCAAAAGCAGCACAGAACTTGATCTTGGCAGTTGAGAAAACGATTCCGACAGACGCAGAGATGCAAAAACGTGTCGGAAACTCTTTGGATCCGATCCCATTGGATCCAAAAGTGGATCGCTTTATCAAAGCAGGCACTTGGTACGTCAGCAAATTCCCGCAATCTGAAAAGACTCCGGAAATTAAATTCCGTATCGGTCGCTTGTATTACCAATCGAATCATTTCGATGAAGCAGTTAAAGTGTTCCGCGATATCGTTAAGAACAATCCTAAATCCAAGTACTCTGAGTACTCAGCGAACTTGATCCTGGATATTTACAACTTGAAGAAAGACTATGCGGGTCTGGAGAAAGTCGGAGCAGAAATGTTATCCGTACCTTCAATCGCAGCTTCTCCGGTGGGTAAGGACATCCGCGGTATCATGGAAAAGGCTTCGTTCAAAAAAGGTCAGGATCTGGAAGGTCAAAAGCGTTTTGCCGAATCCGCTCAAGCTTACGAGGCTTTCGCGAAGGCAAATCCGACTTCCAACTTGGCGACGACAGCGATGTACAACGCGGGTATCAACTATGAGCGCGCCGGACAAAATGGTTTGGCCATCGCGGCTTATAAAGGTGTATTGGCATCGAAAGATCCAGAAGCTGAAAAGTTGAGACCTAAGGTTCGTCGCTTCTTGGCAAAACAGTATCAAGATTCCGCGCAGTTTGAGGAAGCAGCAAGACTGTACAAGCAACTTGCACAGGAAGCTCCCAAAGATCCTCTTTCTCCGAACTTGATGTTTAATGCCGCAGTTCTTTATGAAGCTTTAGGACGTGGGGATGAAGCGATTCGTGCTTACACTGAATTTACAAAAATGAACAAGAAACGCAGCGAGAACGTGGAAGTTCTGTATAGCATCGCGACGATCCACCGTAAGGCAGATCAAAAGGGTGCGGCAATCCGTAACTACATGGAATATGTAGAAACGGGTGGTCGTGATCAGGAAAAAGTCGTGGAAAGTGCTTACTGGGTTTATGAATTGTCCAAAGAAGTGGGCGCGATCACACGCTCCAAAGAATGGGCTGGCAAAACATTGGCGATTCAAAGAAGATTTGCGCCAAACAAAAAGGGCCCAGGTGCTTCTTACGCTGCTAAGCTAAAATTTGCGGATGCTTTGATGACTTTCAAAGAAATGCGCGCAGTTACGTTCCCGAACAATCCGGCAAGACAAAAAGCGGCGGCTGATAAAAAGATCGGCTTGTTGACAAAGCTTTCTGGTGAATTGGTTGACGTGATCAAGTACGACAGTGCTGAAGAAGTAGTAAGTTCTCTGGCGTTGTTGGGCGATGCGAATTCGAATATGGCTCAAACGATCATCAATGCTCCACTTCCAGCAGGTCTGAATGCAGAAGAGACAAAACAGTACAAAGCGGGTGTTGAACAGTTTGCGGCTCCGTTTAACGGCAAAGCCAAAGACAGTTATAAAGCCTGCGTGGATCGTGCGTGGGAACTTGAAGCCTACAACGACGCCTACCGCGCGGCTTTGGATTATATGAGCAAAGTAGATCCAGTGAACTACTATAACGGTGGTGAAGTTGGCTCTGAACTTCGTCTGGTGAATTGGATGGGTCAATAA
- a CDS encoding HAD family hydrolase — MAVEISKLKNIKMLVLDVDGVMTDTRIWFENGEWRRFYSIRDGVGIKRLTEAGYKIAVITGTKAEDVRARAKSLGIHYFYEGALDKEPSFLQLQKESGISPNEMAYVGDDIFDIPLLQAVSFGATVPEAVDEVIEIADYVTKRPGGCGAVREVCDYIYKYGAFSSGR, encoded by the coding sequence GTGGCAGTAGAAATATCAAAACTTAAAAATATCAAGATGTTGGTGCTCGATGTCGACGGTGTCATGACCGACACAAGGATCTGGTTTGAAAACGGCGAGTGGCGCCGTTTTTATTCCATCCGCGATGGCGTTGGCATCAAACGTTTGACAGAAGCGGGTTATAAGATCGCCGTCATCACTGGCACAAAGGCAGAGGATGTGCGAGCTCGCGCAAAGTCCCTGGGTATTCATTATTTCTACGAAGGTGCTCTCGACAAAGAGCCTTCTTTCTTACAGCTGCAAAAAGAATCCGGCATCTCACCAAATGAGATGGCGTATGTGGGGGACGACATTTTCGATATCCCACTTTTGCAAGCAGTGTCCTTCGGAGCCACAGTTCCTGAAGCAGTTGATGAAGTGATTGAGATTGCAGATTACGTGACGAAGCGGCCCGGTGGTTGCGGAGCAGTACGTGAAGTTTGTGATTACATTTATAAATATGGGGCCTTTTCCTCAGGTAGGTAA
- a CDS encoding tetratricopeptide repeat protein, translating into MKKYLLLTVLFIAACSSAPTANQSSEDSMGMEGVSDAPTPAHEDEAPKAAKHDEPEVKPAPVASSQYSNLNNAIKTQNDEGIYRAATDILAQNGSDARALNALAMYHFKKGRFDLSRYLLSKAIGANANMSELYSNLGVVQLAQNERREAIKSFKKALSVNGLDPVASANVGSIYVQEKDYKKGLLALEVAYSKGVRDPRVLNNYAVALTATGSYDKAADLYKKVVKDDSNNREAMLNYAILLVDKMEKYKDGLEVISRLKFVGGPTGSSNRINALENKAKAGLK; encoded by the coding sequence ATGAAAAAGTATCTATTGTTAACAGTCCTTTTTATTGCTGCTTGTTCTTCTGCTCCGACAGCGAATCAAAGCTCTGAAGATTCTATGGGGATGGAGGGCGTTTCTGATGCTCCAACTCCGGCTCACGAAGATGAAGCACCAAAGGCCGCGAAACATGACGAGCCGGAAGTTAAACCGGCTCCAGTGGCATCGTCTCAATATTCGAACCTGAATAATGCCATTAAGACACAAAATGACGAAGGTATCTATCGTGCGGCGACGGATATCCTGGCGCAAAATGGAAGTGATGCAAGGGCCTTGAATGCGCTGGCGATGTACCACTTCAAAAAAGGCCGTTTTGATTTGTCCCGTTACCTTTTAAGCAAGGCAATTGGAGCAAATGCGAACATGTCCGAACTCTATTCAAATCTTGGAGTCGTTCAATTGGCCCAAAATGAGAGACGTGAAGCGATCAAATCATTCAAGAAGGCATTGTCAGTCAATGGTCTTGATCCAGTTGCATCCGCAAACGTTGGCTCGATTTATGTTCAGGAAAAAGACTATAAAAAAGGTTTGTTGGCGCTTGAGGTTGCTTATAGCAAAGGCGTGCGTGATCCGCGCGTGTTGAACAATTATGCAGTCGCCTTAACTGCTACGGGAAGTTACGACAAAGCCGCCGACCTATACAAGAAAGTCGTCAAAGACGACAGCAACAACCGCGAGGCAATGCTGAACTATGCTATTCTTCTGGTTGATAAAATGGAAAAATATAAAGACGGGCTCGAAGTTATAAGCAGACTAAAGTTTGTAGGTGGGCCAACAGGGTCGAGTAATCGAATAAATGCTTTGGAGAACAAGGCCAAAGCAGGTTTAAAATAA
- a CDS encoding energy transducer TonB, which produces MKPQILAPFGSYKKGGAVVVEFDSFSSPVQSVPRIAAPVLHDAGDIAVTQKKKKVEVQPQQAAETGGAKTLGHADGNLTSGPLGEANGNRLASVKERYLYELRVLIEGRKVYPVTSKRLRESGRVLVEFTVQNDGTITAVEIKQGTAFDRLNEAAKSLIAGIGKYKPLPSEFAQTSAKLEIPIEYSLQ; this is translated from the coding sequence ATGAAGCCTCAAATTTTAGCGCCATTTGGATCTTATAAAAAGGGTGGCGCCGTTGTTGTGGAGTTCGATTCTTTTTCTTCGCCTGTTCAGTCAGTTCCAAGAATAGCCGCTCCGGTTTTGCACGATGCTGGCGATATCGCTGTCACTCAAAAGAAGAAAAAGGTCGAAGTGCAACCGCAACAAGCTGCTGAAACTGGCGGAGCGAAAACTTTGGGTCATGCAGATGGAAATCTGACTTCAGGCCCACTGGGTGAAGCCAATGGAAATCGTCTGGCTTCGGTTAAAGAGCGCTATTTGTATGAACTGCGAGTTCTTATTGAAGGGCGCAAAGTTTATCCGGTTACTTCGAAACGCCTGCGTGAAAGCGGCCGAGTATTGGTTGAGTTTACGGTTCAAAATGATGGCACTATCACTGCTGTAGAAATCAAGCAGGGCACGGCTTTCGATCGTTTGAATGAGGCTGCGAAAAGTTTGATTGCTGGCATTGGAAAGTACAAACCATTGCCGAGTGAATTTGCTCAGACTTCAGCAAAACTTGAAATTCCCATCGAATATTCTTTGCAGTAA
- a CDS encoding outer membrane beta-barrel domain-containing protein: MLNKKLFAFLLISAMLTPGLSKAQDMGSGDDVDSIETEVNRSAPKRQTIENSAAAKNYAGDDEKNVTDFKGLANLAPFQEISIIQKRFMPKTGRFELFGGGTIVTNDPFFNTMGGVLKAGYFLTESWGVELNYFGLTTAQRESTRELESNNGVSTESLAYPKSYIGADLMWSPIYGKMTWFNNRIIPFDLYFSGGYGMTETSTGESSGTIHVAAGQIFSLTKSVAFRWDFSWNFYNANVTIKEKDGSGNVIGSHKSNNSFNNLFLTVGVSWFFPEATYR; this comes from the coding sequence ATGTTGAACAAAAAACTTTTCGCATTCTTACTGATCTCCGCAATGCTGACTCCGGGTTTGTCAAAAGCTCAGGATATGGGTAGCGGTGATGATGTTGACAGCATTGAAACAGAAGTAAACCGCTCGGCTCCCAAAAGGCAGACAATCGAAAATTCAGCAGCAGCAAAAAACTATGCTGGTGATGATGAAAAGAATGTCACTGACTTTAAAGGCCTTGCGAATCTTGCGCCATTTCAAGAGATCTCGATCATTCAAAAAAGATTCATGCCTAAAACAGGCCGTTTCGAATTGTTTGGTGGCGGTACCATCGTAACGAATGACCCATTCTTTAATACAATGGGTGGAGTTCTTAAGGCTGGCTACTTCCTGACTGAATCTTGGGGTGTCGAGTTGAACTATTTTGGTTTGACGACAGCACAACGTGAATCGACTCGTGAACTAGAATCCAACAATGGTGTTTCGACTGAAAGCTTGGCATATCCGAAATCTTATATCGGTGCCGATCTTATGTGGTCGCCTATTTACGGTAAAATGACTTGGTTCAATAATCGTATCATTCCTTTCGACCTGTATTTCTCGGGTGGTTACGGGATGACTGAAACATCCACAGGTGAAAGTTCTGGAACGATCCACGTGGCTGCTGGACAAATCTTTTCTTTGACGAAGTCCGTGGCATTCCGTTGGGACTTCAGCTGGAATTTCTATAATGCCAACGTAACCATCAAAGAAAAAGATGGAAGTGGCAATGTTATTGGATCCCACAAGTCTAATAACAGCTTTAACAACTTGTTCTTAACTGTAGGCGTGAGCTGGTTCTTTCCGGAGGCAACATACCGATGA
- a CDS encoding SIS domain-containing protein, protein MSKLTEQALKVLEVEAQAVLALKPRIGADFEQVVKLIVGCKGKLVVTGMGKSGQIARKLASTFSSTGTPAVFLHPAEGNHGDLGMVTNDDVIMALSYGGESPEFSGVLSFVARKGIPLIALTGKPSSSLSKAAKFTLDVAVSEEACPLGLAPTASSTATLAMGDAVAMCVMAEKGFSSADFAEFHPGGSLGYRLLTRVKDVMHAGEALPTVGLNAPLKEVFAIMTHKDVRGAAGIVDDKGDLVGVITDGQIRRRLDKSNDPFTGQAKDLMTTNPRTIDKNELAEKALFVMEQFQINMLFVMDKESPQPLKPVGIIHVQDLLKARVR, encoded by the coding sequence ATGTCAAAATTGACTGAGCAAGCATTGAAGGTTTTAGAAGTCGAGGCGCAAGCCGTATTGGCTCTTAAACCGCGTATCGGTGCTGATTTCGAACAAGTCGTAAAATTGATTGTGGGCTGTAAAGGCAAACTGGTCGTGACGGGTATGGGTAAATCCGGTCAAATCGCCCGCAAATTGGCGAGTACGTTTTCCTCAACGGGAACGCCGGCTGTGTTTTTACATCCTGCTGAAGGTAATCACGGAGATCTGGGCATGGTCACAAATGACGACGTGATTATGGCGTTGTCCTACGGTGGCGAGTCCCCAGAGTTTTCAGGTGTATTGAGTTTCGTTGCCCGCAAAGGTATTCCTTTGATCGCCTTGACGGGTAAACCGTCCTCTTCATTGTCTAAAGCTGCCAAGTTCACTTTGGATGTTGCGGTTTCTGAAGAAGCCTGCCCATTGGGGTTGGCTCCAACAGCCAGCAGTACGGCGACATTAGCGATGGGTGATGCGGTTGCGATGTGTGTGATGGCGGAAAAAGGATTCAGCTCTGCTGACTTTGCCGAATTCCATCCGGGCGGCAGCCTGGGGTATCGTCTTTTGACTCGGGTGAAAGATGTAATGCATGCTGGGGAGGCTTTGCCGACAGTGGGACTGAATGCTCCGCTGAAAGAAGTCTTTGCTATCATGACTCACAAAGACGTGCGCGGTGCCGCTGGCATTGTCGATGATAAAGGTGATTTGGTCGGAGTTATTACGGATGGGCAGATTCGTCGTCGTCTGGATAAATCGAATGATCCTTTCACGGGGCAGGCAAAAGATTTGATGACCACGAATCCTCGTACGATTGATAAGAATGAACTCGCTGAAAAAGCCTTGTTTGTGATGGAGCAATTCCAGATCAATATGTTGTTTGTAATGGATAAAGAATCCCCTCAGCCATTGAAGCCGGTCGGTATCATCCACGTACAGGATTTGTTGAAAGCGCGTGTACGCTAA
- a CDS encoding outer membrane beta-barrel domain-containing protein codes for MLKNGLKALIIIGAALLLHKTAFAAELVELPVEELAKESVLPIFDKSVSVKNRRVVTAGRIDANLFYGMALTEPIYDVSKFGLSAYYNWNEDHAIGFLFAKNSSGLSTYAKQLYTEYGLDYNYAPKPEMTLMADYNLKVFYGKMSLTKATVINTQLFGTAALGMVKFENKAYPALALGLGQKFYFTSQWALRFDLRLYMNQAPIPFNPALKPSVPTKPSKDSFEDRLTYTTNLDVGLSYLF; via the coding sequence ATGCTAAAGAATGGTTTGAAAGCCTTGATCATCATTGGTGCAGCTTTGCTTCTGCATAAAACAGCTTTCGCAGCTGAGTTGGTCGAGTTGCCAGTAGAAGAACTGGCAAAAGAATCTGTACTCCCGATCTTTGATAAATCGGTGAGCGTTAAAAACCGTCGTGTTGTTACCGCGGGTCGCATCGATGCGAACTTGTTCTATGGTATGGCGCTGACAGAACCGATTTACGACGTCAGTAAATTCGGATTGTCCGCGTATTACAACTGGAATGAAGACCACGCCATAGGTTTCTTGTTCGCGAAAAACTCATCGGGCTTATCCACATATGCCAAGCAGTTATACACGGAATACGGTTTGGACTATAACTACGCACCAAAGCCGGAAATGACTTTGATGGCGGATTACAATCTAAAAGTATTCTATGGAAAGATGAGTTTAACCAAAGCCACTGTGATCAATACCCAATTGTTCGGAACGGCGGCGTTGGGAATGGTTAAGTTTGAAAACAAAGCTTATCCGGCGTTGGCACTTGGCCTGGGACAAAAATTCTATTTCACTTCTCAGTGGGCATTGAGATTCGATTTGAGACTTTATATGAATCAAGCGCCGATTCCATTCAATCCGGCTTTGAAGCCAAGCGTTCCTACAAAACCTTCAAAAGATTCATTTGAAGACAGACTCACTTACACTACAAACCTCGATGTTGGTTTGTCTTACTTGTTTTAA